Proteins encoded by one window of Catharus ustulatus isolate bCatUst1 chromosome Z, bCatUst1.pri.v2, whole genome shotgun sequence:
- the LOC117010680 gene encoding myogenesis-regulating glycosidase-like, which yields MDTQITHRLGKHGNFPKGDAKKRHLTEDVTPVKQKPSKELRPMLGAILLGLILFIAAVVAWCYYTVSLRKAERLKTELMDLRADGFVIRNQHGEVVFRLAFRSGSLDLESCSKEGEILSCSRSSRGPLNFFIQTVKPKDTVMCYRVRWEELAAGPAVEHTMFWEDAHWYGGSEMSTQHWPIRLAGYQEPVPYVTSDVYSFRDSFGGILERYWLSSKAAAIKINDSVPFHLGFNATERTLFFQARYKDSPYKPPPGQQPFPELSYRVCVGSDVTSIHKYMVRRYFNKPSKIPAENAFRYPIWSTWALYKKDINQDKVLNFARDIKKYHFNCSHIEIDDMYTQAYGDFDFDPVKFPNVTEMFAKLREDGFKVTLWIHPFIHIDSPSYEVGIERQLFIKEPSGRLPAMVEWWNGIGAILDFTNPAARDWFQSHLRQLQHKYGISSFKFDAGETSYLPKQFSTFRPLSDPSIWSRRYTEMAIPFYELAEVRVGYQSQNISCFFRIIDRDSVWGYELGLKSLIPTVLTISMLGYPFVLPDMIGGNFLPNKTEGAVEIPDRELYVRWLELSAFMPSMQFSIPPWLYDKEVVEIAQKFMELHESLVAPLLLELAGEVTDTGDPIIRPIWWISPRDEATHRIDSQFLIGDTLMVAPVLEMGKQERDVYLPAGKWRSYKGELFEKTPVLLTNYPVDLDEVAYFLWVS from the coding sequence ATGGACACTCAGATTACCCACCGCTTGGGAAAACATGGAAACTTTCCAAAGGGGGATGCCAAAAAAAGGCACTTGACTGAAGATGTCACACCGGTGAAGCAGAAGCCCTCCAAGGAGCTGAGGCCCATGCTGGGCGCCATCTTGCTGGGCCTCATCCTGTTCATTGCTGCAGTGGTGGCCTGGTGCTACTACACCGTGTCCCTGAGGAAGGCGGAGCGGCTCAAGACGGAGCTGATGGACCTGCGGGCAGACGGCTTCGTCATCCGCAACCAGCACGGGGAGGTGGTGTTCCGGCTGGCCTTCCGCTCGGGCAGCCTGGACCTGGAGTCGTGCTCCAAGGAGGGCGAGATCCTGAGCTGCTCGCGCTCGAGCCGGGGGCCGCTCAACTTCTTCATCCAGACGGTGAAGCCCAAGGACACGGTGATGTGCTACCGCGTGCGCTGGGAGGAGCTGGCGGCCGGCCCGGCCGTGGAGCACACCATGTTCTGGGAGGACGCCCACTGGTACGGGGGCTCGGAGATGAGCACCCAGCACTGGCCCATCCGCCTGGCCGGCTACCAGGAGCCCGTGCCCTACGTGACCAGCGACGTCTACTCCTTCCGCGACAGCTTTGGCGGCATCCTCGAGCGCTACTGGCTCTCCTCCAAGGCGGCGGCCATCAAGATCAACGACTCCGTGCCCTTCCACCTGGGCTTCAACGCCACCGAGCGCACCCTCTTCTTCCAGGCCCGCTACAAGGACTCACCCTACAAGCCTCCCCCGGGCCAGCAGCCCTTCCCCGAGCTCAGCTACCGCGTCTGCGTGGGCTCCGACGTCACCTCCATCCACAAGTACATGGTGCGCAGGTACTTCAACAAGCCCTCCAAGATCCCTGCTGAGAACGCCTTCCGATACCCCATATGGTCCACGTGGGCCCTCTACAAAAAAGATATAAATCAGGATAAAGTTCTAAATTTTGCAAGAGACATTAAGAAATATCATTTTAACTGCAGCCACATTGAGATTGATGACATGTACACCCAAGCCTATGGGGACTTTGACTTTGACCCTGTCAAGTTCCCCAATGTAACAGAGATGTTTGCAAAGCTGAGAGAAGATGGATTTAAGGTCACCCTGTGGATTCATCCTTTTATACACATAGATTCTCCCAGTTATGAAGTTGGGATTGAGCGTCAGCTGTTCATCAAGGAGCCCTCAGGGCGGCTGCCAGCCATGGTGGAGTGGTGGAACGGCATCGGGGCCATCCTGGACTTCACCAACCCAGCAGCCCGTGACTGGTTCCAGAGCCACCTGCGCCAGCTCCAGCATAAGTACGGCATCTCATCCTTCAAGTTCGACGCAGGCGAGACTAGCTACCTGCCCAAGCAGTTCAGCACCTTCCGCCCACTGTCGGACCCCAGCATCTGGTCCCGGCGCTACACGGAGATGGCCATCCCCTTCTACGAGCTGGCCGAGGTGCGGGTGGGCTACCAGTCACAGAACATCTCCTGCTTCTTCCGCATCATTGACCGCGACTCTGTCTGGGGCTACGAGCTCGGCCTCAAGTCCCTCATCCCCACCGTCCTCACCATCAGCATGCTGGGGTACCCATTTGTGCTGCCAGATATGATCGGAGGAAACTTCCTGCCGAACAAGACAGAGGGGGCAGTGGAGATCCCCGACCGGGAGCTGTACGTGCGCTGGCTGGAGCTGTCAGCCTTCATGCCCTCCATGCAGTTCTCCATCCCACCCTGGCTCTACGACAAGGAGGTGGTGGAGATTGCACAGAAGTTCATGGAGCTCCACGAGTCGCTGGTGGCCccgctgctgctggagctggctggggagGTCACCGACACAGGTGACCCCATCATCCGTCCCATCTGGTGGATCTCGCCCCGTGACGAGGCCACTCACCGGATCGACTCCCAGTTCCTCATTGGGGACACCCTCATGGTGGCTCCTGTGCTGGAGATGGGCAAGCAGGAGCGGGATGTCTACCTGCCAGCGGGCAAGTGGCGCAGCTACAAGGGGGAGCTGTTTGAGAAGACCCCAGTGCTGCTTACTAACTATCCCGTTGACCTTGATGAGGTTGCCTATTTCCTCTGGGTTTCCTAA
- the LOC117010748 gene encoding myogenesis-regulating glycosidase-like encodes MYTFLPENFTPVKQKPSKELRPMLGAILLGLILFIAAVVAWCYYTVSLRKAERLKTELMDLRADGFVIRNQHGEVVFRLAFRSGSLDLESCSKEGEILSCSRSSRGPLNFFIQTVKPKDTVMCYRVRWEELAAGPAVEHTMFWEDAHWYGGSEMSTQHWPIRLAGYQEPVPYVTSDVYSFRDSFGGILERYWLSSKAAAIKINDSVPFHLGFNATERTLFFQARYKDSPYKPPPGQQPFPELSYRVCVGSDVTSIHKYMVRRYFNKPSKIPAENAFRYPIWSTWALYKNDIDQDKLLRFAEKIKKYHFNCSHIEIDDMYTQAYGDFDFDPVKFPNVTEMFAKLREDGFKVTLWIHPFVNYNSSNFGVGIERQLFIKEPSGRLPAMVEWWNGIGAILDFTNPAARDWFQSHLRQLQHKYGISSFKFDAGETSYLPKQFSTFRPLSDPSIWSRRYTEMAIPFYELAEVRVGYQSQNISCFFRIIDRDSVWGYELGLKSLIPTVLTISMLGYPFISADMIGGNFFPNKTNGAVEIPDRELYVRWLELSAFMPSMQFSIPPWLYDKEVVEIAQKFMELHESLVAPLLLELAGEVTDTGDPIIRPIWWISPRDEATHRIDSQFLIGDTLMVAPVLEMGKQERDVYLPAGKWRSYKGELFEKTPVLLTDYPVDLDEVAYFLWVS; translated from the coding sequence ATGTACACCTTCCTGCCAGAGAACTTCACACCGGTGAAGCAGAAACCCTCCAAGGAGCTGAGGCCCATGCTGGGCGCCATCTTGCTGGGCCTCATCCTGTTCATTGCTGCAGTGGTGGCCTGGTGCTACTACACCGTGTCCCTGAGGAAGGCGGAGCGGCTCAAGACGGAGCTGATGGACCTGCGGGCGGACGGCTTCGTCATCCGCAACCAGCACGGGGAGGTGGTGTTCCGGCTGGCCTTCCGCTCGGGCAGCCTGGACCTGGAGTCGTGCTCCAAGGAGGGCGAGATCCTGAGCTGCTCACGCTCGAGCCGGGGGCCGCTCAACTTCTTCATCCAGACGGTGAAGCCCAAGGACACGGTGATGTGCTACCGCGTGCGCTGGGAGGAGCTGGCGGCCGGCCCGGCCGTGGAGCACACCATGTTCTGGGAGGACGCCCACTGGTACGGGGGCTCGGAGATGAGCACCCAGCACTGGCCCATCCGCCTGGCCGGCTACCAGGAGCCCGTGCCCTACGTGACCAGCGACGTCTACTCCTTCCGCGACAGCTTTGGCGGCATCCTCGAGCGCTACTGGCTCTCCTCCAAGGCGGCGGCCATCAAGATCAACGACTCCGTGCCCTTCCACCTGGGCTTCAACGCCACCGAGCGCACCCTCTTCTTCCAGGCCCGCTACAAGGACTCACCCTACAAGCCTCCCCCGGGCCAGCAGCCCTTCCCCGAGCTCAGCTACCGCGTCTGCGTGGGCTCCGACGTCACCTCCATCCACAAGTACATGGTGCGCAGGTACTTCAACAAGCCCTCCAAGATCCCTGCTGAGAACGCCTTCCGATACCCCATATGGTCCACATGGGCCCTCTACAAGAATGATATTGACCAGGATAAACTCTTGCGGTTTGCTGAAAAGATCAAGAAATATCATTTTAACTGCAGCCACATTGAGATTGATGACATGTATACCCAAGCCTATGGGGACTTTGACTTTGACCCTGTCAAGTTCCCCAATGTAACAGAGATGTTTGCAAAACTGAGAGAAGATGGATTTAAGGTCACCCTGTGGATTCATCCTTTTGTAAACTACAATTCCTCCAATTTTGGCGTGGGGATTGAGCGTCAGCTGTTCATCAAGGAGCCCTCAGGGCGGCTGCCAGCCATGGTGGAGTGGTGGAACGGCATCGGGGCCATCCTGGACTTCACCAACCCAGCAGCCCGTGACTGGTTCCAGAGCCACCTGCGCCAGCTCCAGCACAAGTACGGCATCTCATCCTTCAAGTTCGACGCAGGCGAGACCAGCTACCTGCCCAAGCAGTTCAGCACCTTCCGCCCACTGTCGGACCCCAGCATCTGGTCCCGGCGCTACACGGAGATGGCCATCCCCTTCTACGAGCTGGCCGAGGTGCGGGTGGGCTACCAGTCACAGAACATCTCCTGCTTCTTCCGCATCATTGACCGCGACTCTGTCTGGGGCTACGAGCTCGGCCTCAAGTCCCTCATCCCCACCGTCCTCACCATCAGCATGCTGGGGTACCCCTTCATATCTGCTGACATGATTGGGggcaattttttccccaataaaacGAATGGAGCAGTGGAGATCCCCGACCGGGAGCTGTACGTGCGCTGGCTGGAGCTGTCAGCCTTCATGCCCTCCATGCAGTTCTCCATCCCACCCTGGCTCTACGACAAGGAGGTGGTGGAGATTGCACAGAAGTTCATGGAGCTCCACGAGTCGCTGGTGGCCccgctgctgctggagctggccGGGGAGGTCACCGACACAGGCGACCCCATCATCCGTCCCATCTGGTGGATCTCGCCCCGTGACGAGGCCACTCACCGGATCGACTCCCAGTTCCTCATTGGGGACACCCTCATGGTGGCTCCTGTGCTGGAGATGGGCAAGCAGGAGCGGGATGTCTACCTGCCAGCGGGCAAGTGGCGCAGCTACAAGGGGGAGCTGTTTGAGAAGaccccagtgctgctcactGACTATCCCGTTGACCTGGATGAGGTTGCCTATTTCCTCTGGGTTTCCTAA